In a single window of the Catalinimonas alkaloidigena genome:
- a CDS encoding tetratricopeptide repeat protein translates to MREGIQLVKARHYSDALAYFNGVLTLEPECAVALVHRAQCFFRLGEMYLALADCSHAAEVDQEVPGVYQLRGQILYRLGDFQEAFVYFDKAILFFREDPEAYRWRAMTYLQLDNPARAVQDFQKAVALGDEDANFYLRQHRQLTRGFDTK, encoded by the coding sequence ATGCGGGAAGGGATTCAGCTGGTGAAGGCACGGCATTACAGCGACGCGCTGGCTTACTTCAACGGCGTGCTGACGCTGGAGCCGGAGTGTGCGGTGGCGTTGGTCCATCGTGCACAATGCTTTTTTCGGTTGGGAGAAATGTACCTGGCCCTGGCCGACTGCAGTCACGCGGCCGAAGTAGATCAGGAAGTGCCTGGCGTCTACCAGTTGCGCGGGCAAATTCTCTACCGATTGGGTGATTTTCAAGAAGCTTTTGTGTATTTTGATAAGGCCATCTTGTTCTTTCGGGAAGATCCGGAGGCCTACCGGTGGCGCGCGATGACGTACCTGCAGCTCGACAATCCGGCTCGGGCGGTGCAGGATTTCCAGAAGGCGGTCGCGCTGGGCGACGAAGACGCCAACTTCTACCTGCGGCAGCACCGGCAGCTTACCCGAGGGTTCGATACGAAGTAA
- the ald gene encoding alanine dehydrogenase: MIIGVPKEIKNNENRVALTPAGVAELAKYNHTIYVQAEAGAGSGFPDEAYVAAGARILPDIESVYEKAEMIVKVKEPIESEYKLIRQHQLVFTYFHFASSQSLTQAMLESKAVCLAYETVEKADRSLPLLVPMSEVAGRMAVQEGAKYLEKPQQGRGILLGGVPGVKPANVLVLGGGIVGTQAAKMAAGLGANVTLMDISLPRLRYLADIMPANVTTMMSNEYNIRDQIRYADLIVGAVLIPGAKAPHLVTRDMLKDMKPGTVLVDVAVDQGGCIETCQPTTHENPTYVIDHVVHYCVANMPGAVPYTSTLALTNATLPYTLQLANKGWVRACQENEELKKGLNVVHGQVVYQGVAEAFDLPFYPVKDIMATQVTA, from the coding sequence ATGATTATTGGCGTCCCCAAGGAAATTAAAAACAACGAAAACCGCGTGGCCCTTACCCCGGCCGGCGTGGCCGAACTGGCGAAATACAACCACACGATCTATGTGCAGGCAGAAGCCGGGGCCGGTAGCGGTTTTCCCGACGAGGCGTACGTAGCGGCGGGTGCGCGCATTCTGCCCGACATCGAATCGGTCTACGAAAAGGCGGAGATGATTGTCAAAGTAAAAGAACCTATCGAATCCGAATACAAGCTGATTCGGCAACATCAATTGGTGTTTACGTACTTCCACTTTGCTTCGTCGCAGTCGCTTACGCAGGCCATGCTCGAAAGCAAGGCCGTGTGCCTGGCTTACGAAACCGTCGAGAAAGCGGACCGCTCTCTGCCACTGCTCGTGCCCATGTCGGAGGTTGCCGGCCGGATGGCAGTGCAGGAAGGCGCCAAGTACCTGGAGAAACCGCAACAGGGCCGGGGCATTCTGCTGGGCGGCGTGCCGGGCGTGAAGCCAGCCAACGTGCTGGTGTTAGGCGGCGGCATTGTCGGCACGCAAGCGGCCAAGATGGCGGCCGGACTGGGGGCGAACGTGACCCTGATGGACATCAGCCTGCCGCGCCTGCGTTACCTGGCCGACATCATGCCGGCCAACGTCACGACCATGATGTCGAACGAGTACAACATCCGCGACCAGATTCGTTATGCGGACCTGATCGTCGGAGCGGTACTGATTCCGGGTGCTAAAGCGCCGCATCTGGTTACGCGCGATATGCTGAAAGACATGAAGCCTGGCACAGTACTGGTCGACGTGGCGGTGGACCAGGGCGGCTGCATCGAGACATGCCAGCCGACGACACACGAAAATCCGACGTACGTCATCGACCACGTTGTGCACTACTGTGTGGCCAATATGCCAGGTGCGGTGCCTTACACGTCGACCCTGGCCCTGACGAATGCTACTTTGCCTTACACGCTTCAATTGGCCAACAAAGGCTGGGTACGCGCCTGCCAGGAAAACGAAGAGTTGAAAAAGGGCCTGAACGTGGTGCATGGGCAAGTGGTCTACCAGGGCGTCGCCGAAGCCTTCGACCTGCCGTTCTATCCTGTTAAGGACATCATGGCCACTCAGGTAACCGCCTGA
- a CDS encoding polysaccharide deacetylase family protein yields the protein MLYVYIPDRTPRHEYIVHLLLEELLGIPVEYVTEPAELQAKEGPKLVYARAYQGPAFFLKAVPLLWEKDIRPQAIETVAWEGAVPGIFPVDGGRWAFDPLAASFWLVSRYEEYLPFVPDAHGRFPAEASWMVQQQLQLHPLVNHWVRRLLTDLRTHFGTELGKMPTYTFRTTLDIDNAFAFQHKGFYRAGVGTLAAMGRRDFRMLGARFNVALQKTHDPYDTHQKLRRLHEKYHTKPFVFWLLGDYGPFDKNLSHKNPALQSLIRQSALHADLGIHPSYASLSKAALIVKEKKRLEQIVHQPIIRSRQHYLRMQLPRTYRDLLAAGIRGDYTMGWATTSGFRAGLAAPFLFYDLAKEETTKLRVFPFAFMDATLLKMKLTPDAAVAHVGEIVDAVKQTGGWLSGIFHNESPGGWGEWEGWGDVYEAILQKAVS from the coding sequence ATGCTATACGTCTATATCCCTGATCGCACCCCCCGGCACGAGTACATTGTCCATTTGCTGCTGGAGGAGCTGTTGGGAATCCCTGTGGAATACGTGACCGAGCCGGCCGAGTTGCAGGCCAAGGAAGGCCCCAAGCTGGTGTACGCCCGTGCGTATCAGGGGCCAGCCTTTTTTCTGAAGGCCGTGCCGCTGTTGTGGGAAAAAGACATTCGCCCGCAAGCGATAGAAACCGTTGCGTGGGAAGGCGCCGTGCCGGGCATTTTTCCGGTCGATGGGGGGCGTTGGGCGTTCGATCCGCTGGCGGCATCGTTCTGGCTGGTGAGCCGCTACGAGGAATACCTCCCCTTTGTGCCCGATGCCCACGGGCGCTTTCCTGCCGAAGCCAGTTGGATGGTGCAGCAGCAACTTCAACTGCACCCGTTGGTGAACCACTGGGTGCGCCGCTTGCTGACCGATTTGCGAACCCATTTTGGTACCGAACTGGGCAAAATGCCGACCTACACGTTTCGCACCACCCTGGACATCGACAATGCATTTGCGTTTCAGCACAAAGGGTTCTACCGGGCGGGCGTGGGTACCCTGGCGGCGATGGGGCGGCGCGATTTCCGGATGCTGGGCGCGCGGTTCAACGTCGCGCTGCAAAAAACGCACGATCCGTACGATACCCATCAAAAACTCCGGCGTCTGCACGAAAAGTACCACACCAAGCCTTTTGTCTTCTGGCTTCTGGGCGACTACGGACCGTTCGACAAAAATTTGTCGCACAAGAACCCGGCCTTGCAAAGCCTGATTCGGCAGTCGGCACTGCACGCCGATCTGGGCATTCATCCGTCGTACGCATCGCTGAGCAAGGCGGCCCTGATCGTTAAGGAGAAAAAACGCCTGGAGCAGATTGTGCACCAGCCCATCATCCGCAGCCGACAGCATTACCTGCGCATGCAATTGCCCCGAACGTACCGCGATCTGCTGGCGGCGGGCATCCGGGGCGACTATACCATGGGGTGGGCGACGACATCGGGCTTTCGGGCAGGCCTTGCTGCTCCCTTTCTGTTTTACGACCTGGCCAAAGAAGAAACGACCAAGCTGCGGGTCTTTCCGTTTGCGTTTATGGACGCGACACTGCTGAAAATGAAGTTGACTCCCGACGCGGCCGTTGCGCACGTTGGCGAGATTGTGGACGCGGTCAAACAGACAGGAGGCTGGCTGTCGGGCATTTTTCATAACGAATCGCCGGGGGGCTGGGGCGAATGGGAAGGATGGGGCGATGTGTACGAAGCCATTCTACAAAAAGCGGTGTCGTAA
- a CDS encoding TIGR04282 family arsenosugar biosynthesis glycosyltransferase: MQTDTLLIFVKNPVLGQVKTRLARTLGDERALQIYRRLLAHTLAITAPLPCRKLVFYADYIAPGDLWAQAGYEQNLQADGDLGQRMHAAFQTAFAAAAPRVVVIGSDCWELTTAHLEEAFQRLRTHEAVIGPAHDGGYYLLGLQRAIPALFAHKAWSTAHVLPDTLADLTRLQLRYALLPALSDVDEAADLPPELRFSPGVD, from the coding sequence TTGCAGACCGACACGCTTCTCATTTTCGTCAAAAATCCGGTACTGGGGCAAGTAAAAACCCGGCTGGCACGCACCCTCGGCGACGAGCGGGCGTTGCAGATTTACCGACGTCTACTGGCACACACGCTTGCCATCACCGCCCCGCTCCCCTGCCGCAAGCTGGTTTTCTATGCCGACTACATCGCTCCTGGCGATCTCTGGGCGCAGGCGGGTTACGAACAGAACCTGCAGGCCGACGGCGATCTGGGACAACGCATGCACGCGGCCTTTCAGACTGCCTTTGCGGCGGCGGCCCCACGCGTCGTCGTCATCGGAAGCGATTGCTGGGAACTGACCACCGCGCACCTGGAAGAAGCCTTTCAACGACTTCGTACGCACGAGGCGGTGATCGGTCCTGCGCACGACGGTGGCTATTACCTGCTGGGGCTGCAACGGGCCATTCCTGCGCTGTTTGCTCACAAAGCCTGGAGCACAGCACACGTCCTGCCGGACACCTTGGCTGACCTGACACGCCTGCAACTCCGCTATGCGCTGTTGCCCGCCCTCTCCGACGTGGACGAGGCCGCCGACCTGCCGCCGGAGCTGCGCTTTAGTCCTGGTGTTGACTGA
- the galU gene encoding UTP--glucose-1-phosphate uridylyltransferase GalU, whose translation MIRKAVIPAAGLGTRFLPATKAQPKEMLPIIDTPTIQYVVQEAVDSGIEDILIISGKGKRAIEDHFDRNFELEARLEEKEDEALYNEIRRLGDMANIHFVRQKEIKGLGDAIYYARFHTGNEPFAVLLGDTVMSSVIPVTQQLIDIYEQYKASVLAVEEVPHDKVSRYGIVGGKPLADHIMEVSDLVEKPAPDQAPSNLAIAGRYILTPEIYKTLEQTPRGKGNEVQLTDAMRILLKRECIYSHTIEGKRYDIGNKLDFLKTTVEFALRRREFAAPFLEFLKETVSQHQD comes from the coding sequence ATGATTCGTAAAGCCGTTATTCCTGCCGCTGGCCTGGGAACCCGCTTTTTGCCCGCTACCAAAGCACAACCCAAAGAGATGCTGCCCATTATCGATACGCCCACCATTCAATACGTGGTGCAAGAGGCAGTCGACTCGGGAATCGAAGACATTCTGATCATTTCCGGAAAAGGCAAACGGGCCATCGAAGACCACTTCGACCGCAATTTCGAGCTGGAAGCGCGTCTGGAAGAAAAAGAAGACGAAGCCCTCTACAACGAGATTCGCCGGCTGGGCGACATGGCCAACATCCACTTCGTGCGGCAGAAAGAGATCAAGGGCCTGGGCGATGCCATCTACTACGCCCGTTTTCACACGGGGAACGAGCCGTTTGCGGTGCTACTGGGCGATACCGTCATGAGTTCGGTCATTCCCGTCACCCAGCAACTGATCGACATTTACGAACAGTACAAGGCAAGCGTGCTGGCGGTCGAAGAGGTGCCGCACGATAAAGTGTCGCGTTACGGCATTGTGGGCGGGAAGCCGCTGGCCGATCACATCATGGAGGTGTCCGACCTGGTCGAAAAACCTGCACCGGACCAGGCGCCGTCGAACCTGGCGATTGCCGGGCGGTACATCCTGACGCCCGAGATTTACAAAACCCTGGAACAAACCCCCCGGGGCAAGGGCAACGAAGTGCAACTGACCGATGCCATGCGCATTTTGCTGAAACGCGAGTGCATCTACTCCCACACCATCGAAGGCAAGCGCTACGACATTGGCAACAAGCTGGACTTCCTGAAAACCACGGTAGAATTTGCGCTGCGTCGCCGCGAATTTGCTGCCCCCTTCCTGGAGTTCCTGAAAGAAACCGTCAGTCAACACCAGGACTAA
- the proC gene encoding pyrroline-5-carboxylate reductase, which produces MKTEDLSIAVLGGGNLGLSIAKGVVQSGFVAAERVHVTRRKKHLLQALAEEGLRVGNDNLAAVREADLIILAVKPNQVRPVTEEILPALDPKRHALISVATGVSIEYIRETVGKELPVFRAMPNTAIAIRESMTCLATDRPDDPNAETIRQLFDQLGRSIYIDEDLMAAATVIGACGIAYSMRYVRAASQGGIEIGFDAAVAQLIVSQTVKGAAALLLANGQHPEREIDKVTTPQGCTIAGLNEMEHRGFSSALIKGIVSSYRKIGDIEDRVEKKK; this is translated from the coding sequence ATGAAAACCGAAGATTTATCCATCGCCGTATTGGGCGGCGGCAACCTGGGGCTGTCCATCGCCAAAGGCGTAGTGCAGTCAGGGTTCGTAGCTGCCGAGCGTGTGCACGTCACGCGTCGCAAGAAACACTTGTTACAAGCGCTGGCCGAAGAAGGTCTTCGCGTCGGCAACGATAACCTCGCCGCGGTACGCGAAGCCGATCTTATCATTCTGGCAGTCAAGCCCAATCAGGTCCGTCCGGTCACGGAAGAAATTCTACCCGCCCTGGACCCGAAGCGCCATGCCCTGATATCAGTGGCCACAGGCGTTTCCATCGAATACATCCGCGAAACCGTCGGAAAAGAACTGCCGGTGTTCCGGGCCATGCCGAACACGGCGATTGCCATTCGGGAGTCGATGACGTGTCTGGCAACCGACCGCCCCGACGACCCCAACGCCGAAACCATCCGTCAGTTGTTCGACCAACTGGGGCGGAGCATTTACATCGACGAGGACCTGATGGCGGCGGCGACCGTAATCGGTGCGTGTGGCATCGCCTACTCGATGCGGTACGTGCGCGCAGCCTCGCAGGGAGGAATCGAAATCGGTTTCGATGCGGCGGTGGCCCAACTGATTGTTTCCCAGACAGTAAAAGGAGCCGCGGCTCTGCTGCTGGCCAACGGACAGCACCCCGAACGCGAGATCGACAAAGTGACGACGCCGCAGGGCTGCACCATCGCCGGCCTGAACGAGATGGAACACCGGGGTTTCAGTTCGGCGCTCATCAAAGGAATTGTGAGTTCGTACCGAAAAATCGGGGACATCGAAGACCGGGTCGAGAAGAAAAAATAG
- a CDS encoding HIT family protein: MATNCIFCRILAGDLPGSLVYRDEQCAAFLDIHPINPGHLLVVPLQHASGLADLPPDVGGHLFRVGQRLSLALRQTIPEAEGINLLLSDGAAAGQEVFHVHLHVIPRHRGDGSGFRFRGAGLHTAARPQLDQLAADLAAHL, translated from the coding sequence ATGGCAACGAACTGTATCTTTTGCCGCATCCTGGCGGGCGACCTGCCCGGAAGCTTGGTCTATCGCGACGAGCAATGTGCGGCGTTCCTCGACATTCACCCGATCAATCCCGGGCACCTGTTGGTGGTCCCGCTGCAGCATGCTTCCGGGTTGGCCGATCTGCCGCCCGATGTCGGTGGGCATCTGTTTCGGGTGGGGCAGCGCTTGTCCCTAGCTCTCCGGCAAACGATTCCCGAGGCGGAAGGCATTAACCTGTTGCTTTCGGATGGCGCGGCGGCCGGACAGGAAGTGTTTCACGTCCATCTGCACGTAATTCCCCGGCACCGGGGCGATGGGTCCGGCTTTCGCTTTCGGGGAGCGGGACTGCATACGGCTGCGCGTCCCCAACTCGACCAATTGGCGGCGGACTTGGCCGCCCACCTGTAA
- a CDS encoding GNAT family N-acetyltransferase translates to MWQRYDSHQIDKKRWDDCIEAACNSQVYGCSWYLDVVCPQWRAWVWEEDGEYQKVLPLTTGRKWGIPYLYQPYFTQQLGVFSRQPITATEVNSVLREATRPYWRVNYTVNTCNPPLDWPRAVWRTLPTYRLSLDQPYETLRAKYRKGHRSGVKQAARAGLSIQARPDAWQHMLYWFQHEKASVLQPRHYDTLRALYQQLCAQGCADLRAVYTPQGDFQAGALWVVYRHSVIYLFGVSSPAGRNNGSMTFLLDDCLRRYAGAGQPGRYFDFEGSQLPGIARFFRGFGAEEVPYFHLHIDRLAGVKNILGG, encoded by the coding sequence ATGTGGCAACGGTACGACTCGCATCAGATCGACAAAAAGCGCTGGGACGATTGTATAGAAGCCGCCTGCAATAGCCAGGTGTACGGTTGTAGTTGGTATCTGGATGTCGTATGCCCGCAGTGGCGTGCCTGGGTTTGGGAGGAAGACGGTGAGTACCAGAAAGTTCTGCCCCTGACCACAGGAAGAAAGTGGGGCATTCCGTACCTTTATCAGCCTTACTTTACGCAGCAGCTCGGCGTGTTTTCGCGCCAGCCCATCACCGCCACCGAAGTAAATTCCGTGTTGCGCGAAGCCACGCGCCCGTACTGGCGGGTGAACTATACCGTGAATACCTGCAATCCGCCTTTGGACTGGCCTCGCGCCGTCTGGCGCACGCTGCCTACGTATCGCCTTTCGCTCGACCAGCCTTACGAAACCCTCCGTGCCAAGTACAGGAAAGGGCATCGGTCCGGCGTGAAACAGGCAGCGCGGGCCGGGCTGTCGATTCAAGCGCGACCGGACGCATGGCAACACATGCTGTACTGGTTTCAGCACGAAAAAGCGTCTGTATTGCAGCCGCGTCATTACGATACGCTGCGCGCGCTTTATCAGCAGCTTTGTGCGCAGGGATGCGCCGACCTGCGGGCAGTGTACACCCCGCAAGGCGATTTTCAGGCCGGGGCGCTCTGGGTGGTCTACCGCCATAGCGTCATCTACCTGTTCGGCGTTTCGTCGCCGGCCGGGCGAAACAACGGGAGTATGACCTTTTTGCTGGACGATTGCCTGCGGCGCTATGCCGGCGCAGGGCAGCCGGGCCGGTACTTCGATTTTGAGGGGAGTCAATTGCCGGGCATCGCCCGTTTTTTCCGGGGCTTCGGTGCCGAAGAAGTGCCTTATTTTCACCTGCATATCGACCGTCTCGCGGGGGTGAAAAATATTTTAGGAGGTTGA
- a CDS encoding aspartyl protease family protein produces MRSKMYRFCCLLAMLQVSLVWAASAQAQSNSFFNRRKRIVIPFETYNNLIVVPVKINGSETLNFILDTGAGMTLLTDPKAIRFLQLPFVRTLNIGGMGEGESLLTSVSVNNEVFMGSSQARLHNILALEEDVLALSSYIGAPVHGILGCDFFHAFVVEINFMRKEICLYQPEHYKEPRKGVTYPLTLENQKPHTYIDLLVDGAPVTIKVLLDTGAGHALLLDANSIAPLQLPEKRLRMELGRGLSGIIKGHLGRVEGMRIGGSELDEVLTSFPDTNSVALAAYRNSGRQGNVGCEVLNRFKVTFNFPKRYVHFKPYRSRINKPFERDMSGLELRAIGEQFDRVVVSSVIPGSAADRAGLVPDDEIVLVDAMPAAAMKLSEIYKNFQRKSGRKVHLLVRRGDEFYMVPLQLRRLI; encoded by the coding sequence ATGAGATCAAAGATGTATCGGTTCTGTTGCCTCCTGGCAATGCTCCAGGTGTCTTTGGTGTGGGCTGCAAGCGCACAGGCGCAGAGCAATTCTTTTTTTAACCGACGCAAGCGCATTGTCATTCCTTTCGAGACCTACAACAACCTGATTGTAGTCCCGGTTAAAATCAACGGCTCCGAAACGCTCAACTTCATTCTGGATACAGGCGCAGGCATGACGCTGCTGACCGATCCGAAAGCCATCCGCTTTTTGCAGTTGCCCTTTGTCCGTACGCTCAACATCGGGGGCATGGGCGAGGGGGAAAGTCTGCTGACCTCCGTGTCGGTGAACAACGAAGTGTTTATGGGCAGTTCGCAGGCGCGTTTGCACAACATTCTGGCGCTGGAAGAAGACGTGCTGGCCCTTTCTTCGTACATCGGCGCGCCGGTACACGGCATTCTGGGCTGCGATTTTTTCCACGCGTTTGTGGTGGAAATCAATTTTATGCGCAAAGAAATCTGTCTGTACCAGCCTGAGCATTACAAGGAACCCCGCAAAGGAGTGACGTATCCCCTCACGCTGGAAAATCAAAAACCCCATACCTACATCGACCTTCTGGTCGACGGGGCACCGGTTACCATCAAAGTTTTGCTCGACACGGGGGCCGGACACGCCCTCTTGCTCGATGCCAACTCGATTGCGCCGTTGCAATTGCCCGAAAAGCGCCTGCGCATGGAGCTGGGGCGCGGTTTGAGCGGCATCATCAAAGGCCATCTGGGCCGGGTGGAAGGAATGCGCATCGGGGGCAGCGAGCTCGACGAAGTGCTCACCTCGTTTCCCGATACCAATTCGGTGGCGCTGGCGGCGTACCGCAACAGCGGACGGCAGGGGAACGTGGGCTGTGAAGTGCTGAATCGTTTCAAAGTGACGTTCAACTTCCCTAAGCGGTACGTGCATTTTAAGCCTTACCGGAGTCGGATCAACAAGCCGTTCGAGCGCGACATGAGTGGACTGGAATTACGCGCCATTGGCGAGCAATTCGATCGCGTGGTGGTATCGAGCGTCATTCCGGGATCAGCGGCCGACCGAGCGGGGCTTGTACCCGACGATGAGATTGTGCTGGTGGATGCGATGCCCGCCGCCGCCATGAAACTCTCGGAGATTTATAAAAATTTCCAGCGCAAGTCGGGGCGGAAAGTGCATTTGCTCGTTAGGCGCGGCGACGAATTTTACATGGTGCCGCTTCAATTACGTCGCCTGATTTAA
- a CDS encoding mevalonate kinase, whose product MIIESRAYARAGLLGNPSDGYFGKTISIIVRNFGAHVSLYQTPELHIEPQEQDRNLYRNVYHLVESVSLTGYYGGSRLIKAAIRKFVEYCEQNHLRLSNRNFTIRYGSSIPRQIGLAGSSAIVTATMRALMQFYEVEIPLEVVPSLVLAAEKDELGINAGLQDRVIQAYEGCVYMDFDKELIERTGRGRYERLDPRLLPPLYIAYKTDLGKESGKVLNDVRQRYEKGDPQTLEALGQLAEGTERGRNAILERDYDTLHELIDRNFDLRCKIMNISDSNMELVETARRCGASAKFTGSGGSIIGMYHNDEVLNKLVVALKRINARVIKPYVF is encoded by the coding sequence ATGATCATAGAATCGCGAGCCTATGCCCGCGCAGGCTTACTGGGCAATCCTTCCGATGGTTACTTTGGAAAAACCATTTCCATCATTGTCCGCAACTTCGGCGCGCACGTGTCGCTGTACCAGACTCCTGAACTGCACATTGAGCCGCAGGAACAAGATCGCAATCTGTACCGCAACGTGTACCACCTGGTCGAATCGGTGTCGCTGACCGGCTATTATGGTGGATCGCGTCTGATCAAAGCCGCCATCCGGAAGTTTGTGGAGTATTGTGAGCAGAACCACCTGCGGCTAAGCAACCGCAACTTCACCATTCGCTACGGTTCGTCCATCCCGCGTCAGATCGGGCTGGCCGGCTCCAGTGCCATTGTGACGGCGACGATGCGGGCGCTGATGCAGTTTTACGAAGTCGAGATTCCGCTCGAAGTGGTGCCTTCGCTGGTGCTGGCAGCCGAAAAAGACGAGCTGGGCATCAACGCCGGTTTGCAGGATCGCGTCATTCAGGCCTACGAGGGATGTGTGTACATGGACTTCGACAAGGAACTGATTGAGCGCACCGGGCGGGGCCGCTACGAACGCCTCGACCCCCGGTTACTTCCCCCGCTGTACATTGCTTACAAGACCGACCTGGGGAAAGAATCGGGCAAGGTGCTGAACGACGTGCGGCAACGTTACGAAAAAGGCGATCCGCAAACGCTGGAGGCGCTGGGGCAACTGGCCGAAGGCACCGAACGTGGGCGCAACGCCATTCTGGAGCGCGACTACGACACCCTGCACGAGTTGATCGACCGGAATTTTGACCTGCGCTGCAAAATCATGAACATCAGCGACAGCAACATGGAGTTGGTCGAAACGGCGCGGCGCTGCGGTGCTTCCGCAAAGTTTACGGGCTCGGGCGGTTCGATCATCGGGATGTACCACAACGACGAAGTGCTGAACAAACTGGTCGTCGCACTGAAACGCATCAACGCGCGCGTAATCAAACCGTACGTTTTTTAA
- a CDS encoding phosphoribosylpyrophosphate synthetase, whose product MYNNRYSTLVEATNALMERGFTEQFQVNEDGRMAGTDKDAKSYAPEKLTVVEYHRFEGESAPEDMSVIYAIETDDGTKGTLIDAYGTYASAEAAEFIKKLKIEEDPA is encoded by the coding sequence ATGTATAATAATCGGTATAGTACGCTGGTGGAAGCAACCAATGCGCTCATGGAGCGTGGCTTCACAGAACAGTTTCAAGTCAACGAAGATGGACGCATGGCGGGCACTGATAAAGATGCTAAAAGTTACGCGCCCGAAAAACTGACCGTGGTAGAGTACCACCGCTTCGAGGGCGAAAGCGCTCCTGAAGATATGTCGGTCATCTACGCGATCGAAACTGACGATGGCACCAAGGGTACACTGATTGATGCATACGGAACCTATGCCTCGGCCGAAGCGGCAGAGTTTATCAAGAAGCTGAAGATCGAGGAAGATCCGGCTTAG
- the upp gene encoding uracil phosphoribosyltransferase, with protein sequence MSVFVLNKHASVANHFLAELRSKDIQRDRWRFRRNLERLGEVLAYELSKALPYDERKVTTPLGESEVQLMNTPPVLIPVLRAALPFYQGLLNFFDQADSGFIAAYRGVPHSDASFDIHMDYVAAPQIEDRVTLLIDPMLATGRSLVRAWETIHTYGQPKQLHVVAAIATQTGIDWVRQYLPEATIWTGAVDPTLNAKSYIVPGLGDAGDLAFGEKN encoded by the coding sequence ATGTCCGTATTTGTTTTAAACAAACACGCATCAGTAGCCAACCATTTCCTGGCCGAGTTACGTAGTAAGGATATACAGCGGGATCGCTGGCGATTTCGACGGAATCTGGAGCGCTTAGGAGAAGTGCTGGCGTACGAACTATCGAAGGCGCTGCCTTACGATGAACGCAAGGTGACGACGCCTCTGGGCGAGAGTGAAGTGCAGCTAATGAACACACCACCCGTGCTAATTCCCGTTTTGCGGGCAGCACTGCCTTTTTACCAAGGCCTCTTGAATTTCTTCGATCAGGCAGACAGCGGCTTCATTGCCGCTTACCGCGGCGTACCTCATTCGGACGCTTCTTTCGACATCCACATGGACTATGTGGCTGCTCCGCAAATCGAGGACCGGGTGACGCTGCTAATCGATCCCATGTTGGCGACGGGCCGTTCGCTGGTACGCGCTTGGGAAACCATCCATACGTATGGGCAACCCAAGCAACTGCACGTAGTAGCGGCCATTGCGACCCAAACGGGCATTGATTGGGTTCGGCAGTACCTGCCGGAAGCCACCATCTGGACCGGGGCGGTCGATCCTACCTTAAACGCCAAATCGTACATTGTGCCCGGTCTGGGCGATGCCGGCGACCTGGCGTTCGGAGAAAAAAATTAG